The following proteins are encoded in a genomic region of Panthera leo isolate Ple1 chromosome F2, P.leo_Ple1_pat1.1, whole genome shotgun sequence:
- the LOC122210827 gene encoding DNA repair and recombination protein RAD54B isoform X2 translates to MTSPMAQVHSAPKEITVPKRQEEEEPDSLVKYFSVVWCKASKKKHKKWEGDAVLIVKGKSFTLKDLEGKDIGRGLAYKFKELEKIEEGHRVMIGGKEVEVMGIISPDDFNSGRCFQLGGGSLAISSSSQAAKKCFSNPFKSVCKPSSKENRPNGSQDCKPRHDPHAQNSLVMSRPDNNHQWMFNKNCSPIVDVVIDPYLVYHLRPHQKEGILFLYECVMGMRVNGRCGAILADEMGLGKTLQCISLIWTLQCQGPYGGKPVIKKTLIVTPGSLVNNWRKEFQKWLGSERIKIFPVDQDHKVEEFIKSPFYSVLIISYEMLLRSLDQIKNVKFDLLICDEGHRLKNSAIKTTTALISLSCEKRIILTGTPVQNDLQEFFALIDFVNPGILGSLSSYRKIYEEPIILSRQPSASEEEKELGEKRAAELTCLTGLFILRRTQEVINKYLPPKIENVVFCRPGALQIELYRKLLNSQAVRLCLQGLLGNSPHLICIGALKKLCNHPCLLFNSIKGKECSSTWDENEERSLYEGLVNVFPADYNPLMFTEEESGKLQVLLKLLAVIRELRPTEKVVLVSNYTQTLNILQEVCRRHGYAFTRLDGQTPVSQRQQIVDGFNSKYSSDFIFLLSSKAGGVGLNLIGGSHLILYDIDWNPATDIQAMSRVWRDGQKHPVHIYRLLTTGTIEEKIYQRQISKQDLSGAVVDVTKTSEHIQFSVEELKNLFTLHESSHCVTHDLLDCECTGDKDHTGDSLEKVPISRNCQLGPHHQKSSSLKPLSMSQLKQWKHFSGDHLNLTDPFLERIRENVSFFFQNITNQSTVI, encoded by the exons ttcaCTCAGCCCCTAAAGAAATTACAGTGCCTAAGagacaagaagaggaagaacctGATAGCCTAGTTAAATATTTCAGTGTTGTTTGGTGTAAGGcttcaaagaaaaaacacaaaaagtggGAAGGTGATGCTGTTCTCATTGTAAAAGGAAAGTCATTTACATTAAAGGATTTGGAAGGCAAAGACATTGGAAGAG GCCTTGCATATAAATTCAAAGAGCTTGAAAAGATTGAAGAGGGCCACAGAGTGATGATTGGTGGAAAAGAAGTAGAAGTCATGGGCATAATCTCTCCAGATGATTTCAACAGTGGCAGATGTTTTCAACTTGGAGGAGGAAGCCTTGCTATCTCAAGTTCTTCTCAGGCTGCCAAGAAGTGTTTCTCTAACCCCTTCAAAAGTGTTTGTAAACCAAGTTCAAAGGAAAATAGACCAAACGGTTCCCAAGATTGTAAACCACGTCATGACCCACATGCACAAA ATTCTCTTGTAATGTCACGACCAGACAATAATCACCAGTGGATGTTCAATAAGAACTGTTCTCCTATTGTGGATGTAGTGATAGATCCTTACCTTGTATATCATCTTCGACCACATCAAAAAGAAGGGATCCTATTCCTATATGAATGTGTAATGGGAATGAG AGTGAATGGCAGATGTGGAGCTATTCTTGCTGATGAAATGGGTTTAGGGAAAACATTGCAATGTATTTCACTCATCTGGACTCTACAGTGTCAGGGACCCTATGGAGGCAAGCCAGTAATAAAGAAGACACTTATTGTCACACCTGGGAGCTTGGTGAATAATTGgaggaaagaatttcaaaaatggCTAGGAAGTGAAAGGATCAAGATATTTCCTGTTGATCAG gaccaCAAAGTAGAAGAATTCATCAAATCtccattttattctgttcttaTCATCAGTTATGAAATGTTACTTCGTTCCTTGGATCAAATCAAGAATGTTAAATTTGATCTTCTAATCTGTGATGAAGGGCATCGTTTGAAGAATAGTGCCATTAAGACAACTACAGCCCTCATTAGCCTTTCTTGTGAGAAAAGAATAATTCTAACTG gTACTCCAGTTCAGAATGATCTTCAAGAATTTTTTGCATTAATTGATTTTGTAAATCCAGGAATATTAGGCTCTTTGTCAtcttatagaaaaatatatgaagaacccaTCATTTTATCGAGACAACCTTCTGCTTCTGAG GAAGAAAAGGAGTTAGGAGAGAAAAGAGCAGCTGAACTTACTTGCCTCACTGGACTCTTTATCCTTAGAAGAACCCAAGAAGTCATAAATAAGTATCTTCCACCTAAAATAGAGAATGTAGTCTTTTGCCGACCAGGAGCACTACAGATTGAGCTTTATCGAAAGCTGTTGAATTCTCAGGCTGTCAGACTCTGCCTTCAAGGGTTGTTAGGAAATAGTCCTCATCTAATATGTATAGGAGCTCTTAAAAAGCTGTGCAATCACCCCTGCCTTTTGTTCAACTCTATAAAG GGAAAAGAATGTAGCTCAACGTGggatgaaaatgaagaaaggagtCTATATGAAGGCTTGGTAAATGTGTTCCCTGCTGATTACAACCCTCTCATGTTTACTGAGGAAGAGTCAGGAAAACTCCAAGTGCTGTTGAAGCTCTTAGCCGTTATCCGTGAACTTCGTCCCACTGAAAA GGTGGTGTTGGTGTCCAACTACACACAAACCTTGAATATTCTACAAGAAGTATGCAGGCGTCATGGATATGCTTTTACAAGACTTGATGGACAAACACCAGTCTCTCAAAGACAGCAAATTGTTGATGGCTTTAATAGTAAATActcttctgattttatttttttgttaagttcAAAAGCTGGTGGTGTGGGACTTAACCTTATTGGAGGATCTCACTTAATTCTGTATGATATTGATTGGAATCCAGCCACTGATATCCAG GCAATGTCTAGAGTATGGAGAGATGGTCAGAAACATCCTGTACATATTTACAGACTCCTAACCACAG GTAcaatagaagaaaagatttatCAGAGACAAATCAGTAAGCAAGATCTTTCAGGGGCAGTTGTAGACGTAACCAAGACCTCTGAACATATCCAGTTCTCAGTAGAGGAgcttaaaaatttgtttacattACATGAAAGTTCACATTGTGTTACCCATGACCTGCTTGACTGTGAATGTACAGGAGACAAAGATCATACAG GTGATTCGTTGGAAAAAGTCCCTATCTCTAGAAATTGTCAGCTTGGTCCACATCACCAGAAGTCTAGCTCTCTGAAACCTCTCTCCATGTCACAGCTGAAgcaatggaaacatttttctggAGATCATTTAAATCTTACAGATCCTTTTCttgaaagaataagagaaaatgtctcattcttttttcagaATATAACCAACCAAAGTACTGTTATATAA